The following DNA comes from Deinobacterium chartae.
CCAGCACGCCCCAGGCGGCGGCGGTCTTGCTGTGAAACTCGGTGAAGGGCAGCAGGCCCAGGGCTCCGACCGGCAGCGCCACCGCCAGCAGCGCAGACGGCGCGTAACGCGCGAAGAACAGCTTGCCGTACAGGTAGTAGGTCGCGTAGCTCACCCCGCTGAGCAGTCCCCAGGTGACCGACACCGCGTTGACCCGCACGCCCGACCCGCCGCCCAATGAGATCAGGGCGACACCGAGCACGGTGACCCCGACCACCAGCGCCCCGCTGCGACCCAGCCGCTCGCGCAGCAGGGTGCTCGAGAGCAGCGCCACAAAAGCCGGAGCGGTGTACAGCAGCACCGAGGCCAGGCTCGCCCCGCCCGCCTCAACGGCCAACTGGTACGAGGCGTAAAACACGCTGACCCCCACCAGACCGAAGCCCAGCGTGATCCACAAGTCCTTCCCCCGCGGCAGGCGCTGGCGCAGCACGAGCGCGTGCAGCGCGTAGAGCCCGCCCCCCATGAGCGCGCGCCAGAACGCCACCTCGAGGGGCAGCAGCCCGGCGGCAAAAGCCGCCTTGCCAAAGATGCCGAGCAGACCCCACAGCACAGCTGCGGTCAGGATCAGGAGGTAAGGCATGCCGAGAATTCTAACCGCTTCCTGCCCGCCCCCCAGGAGGCAGGCAGGGCAGACCGGTCAGTTCAGCGGGCGGTAAGGGCAGGGGCGCTGAATTCTCGAGGCCCCGGCGCAGCGCACGTCGTTGCGCCG
Coding sequences within:
- a CDS encoding DMT family transporter, translating into MPYLLILTAAVLWGLLGIFGKAAFAAGLLPLEVAFWRALMGGGLYALHALVLRQRLPRGKDLWITLGFGLVGVSVFYASYQLAVEAGGASLASVLLYTAPAFVALLSSTLLRERLGRSGALVVGVTVLGVALISLGGGSGVRVNAVSVTWGLLSGVSYATYYLYGKLFFARYAPSALLAVALPVGALGLLPFTEFHSKTAAAWGVLAAISVASTYLAYLAYGAALRQLPATRASVLASLEPVVATALAAAIFGERLSGLALLGGALVIGAALAAALPRPQPRRRLPWGSER